Proteins encoded within one genomic window of Mesobacillus subterraneus:
- a CDS encoding amidase family protein, translating to MKNPRLNTLMTEWLPEATIEQIQEKMDNGELSSHDLVLMYQARIAAFDQTINSVLELNPDALQIAAALDAERKQKGVGGPLHGIPVLVKDNIDTKDKLHTSAGSLALKDSFAQKDSFVAAKLREAGAVILGKTNMTEWANFMANGMKSGYSSRGGQVLNPYGTGKFDVGGSSAGSGAAIAANFAAVAVGTETDGSILNPASQNSLVGIKPTVGLVSRSGIIPIAHSQDTAGPMARTVKDAVYLLEAIAGQDPQDPATMMSLPKFNHETLFDVQGLKGSKIAVVKEEYIGKWTQEQEQIFQKAVEKLEELGAEIVEATIPASKATWGYKVLSYEFKADLNAYLNGLAPSVPVRTLADVIAFNEEHGEKMLKYGQEVLQESEATSGTLTEAEYLEELEYNLYMAREQGIDYAVKEYGADAVLFPMDGSTIGSKAGYPSVTVPAAYTKTGEPVGITFTGTAFSEPLLIRLAYAYEQATKVRQAPELGINAGRKIHTTS from the coding sequence TTGAAAAATCCACGTTTAAATACATTGATGACGGAGTGGCTGCCAGAAGCGACGATTGAGCAGATACAGGAAAAAATGGACAATGGCGAGCTGTCTTCTCATGATCTTGTCCTGATGTACCAGGCCCGCATCGCCGCCTTTGATCAAACAATCAATTCTGTGCTTGAACTGAATCCTGATGCATTGCAAATCGCGGCTGCACTGGATGCTGAACGAAAACAGAAAGGTGTAGGAGGCCCTCTGCACGGCATTCCGGTCCTGGTGAAAGATAATATTGATACAAAGGACAAATTGCATACTAGTGCTGGTTCGCTGGCACTGAAGGATTCGTTTGCTCAGAAGGATTCTTTTGTTGCTGCAAAGCTTAGGGAAGCTGGGGCGGTCATTCTTGGGAAAACGAATATGACCGAGTGGGCTAATTTCATGGCAAATGGCATGAAGAGCGGCTACAGCTCCCGTGGTGGTCAGGTACTGAATCCTTATGGTACCGGGAAATTCGATGTCGGCGGCTCCAGTGCTGGTTCCGGTGCAGCAATTGCCGCTAATTTCGCTGCAGTAGCGGTCGGAACAGAAACTGATGGCTCAATTTTGAACCCAGCTTCGCAAAATTCATTGGTAGGCATCAAGCCGACAGTCGGCCTTGTCAGCCGGAGCGGCATCATCCCGATTGCCCACTCACAGGATACAGCCGGTCCAATGGCTAGAACGGTCAAGGATGCGGTTTACCTTTTAGAAGCGATAGCAGGCCAGGATCCTCAAGACCCGGCAACCATGATGAGTTTGCCAAAATTTAACCATGAAACCCTATTTGATGTGCAGGGGCTAAAAGGATCGAAAATTGCTGTTGTCAAGGAAGAGTATATTGGAAAATGGACTCAGGAACAGGAGCAAATTTTTCAAAAAGCGGTTGAAAAACTGGAAGAGCTTGGCGCCGAGATAGTTGAAGCTACAATTCCAGCGTCAAAAGCAACTTGGGGATACAAGGTTCTAAGCTATGAATTCAAAGCAGATTTAAATGCTTATCTGAACGGGCTTGCACCGAGTGTTCCAGTCAGGACGCTTGCTGACGTGATTGCTTTCAATGAAGAGCACGGTGAGAAAATGCTGAAATACGGCCAGGAAGTGCTGCAGGAATCCGAAGCGACAAGCGGAACATTGACGGAGGCTGAATACCTCGAAGAACTAGAGTATAACCTTTACATGGCTAGGGAGCAGGGAATTGACTATGCTGTGAAGGAATATGGTGCAGATGCGGTGCTTTTCCCGATGGATGGCTCGACAATTGGCTCGAAGGCAGGGTACCCGTCTGTAACCGTCCCGGCAGCTTATACAAAAACTGGAGAGCCAGTCGGTATCACTTTCACCGGTACTGCCTTCAGCGAACCATTGCTGATCAGACTTGCTTATGCATACGAGCAGGCAACCAAGGTGCGCCAGGCGCCTGAACTTGGAATAAACGCCGGGAGAAAAATCCATACTACTTCATGA
- a CDS encoding ABC transporter permease, translating to MSNSLRSFFVKVVFDHIEQINGWSFYEILFIYGIAATGRSIHQIFFDNLWTLGWQYIRPGKLDRLLIRPVNPLFHVVADRLHQDGFGQLIIGLIILGTAIPQLDLVWGAVEIAMLVIMIISSGLIFVAINLFFATFSFWMIDSLPIVWAVFNLSDFARYPLTIYHKGIRMFLTWIIPYGFTAFYPAAYFIDKPGYKEFALWTPVAAIVCCALAYAFWNRGLKAFASTGS from the coding sequence TTGAGCAATTCGCTTCGATCTTTTTTTGTAAAAGTGGTGTTCGACCACATTGAGCAGATCAATGGCTGGTCGTTTTACGAGATATTGTTTATCTATGGTATCGCGGCTACAGGCCGTTCGATCCATCAGATTTTCTTTGATAATTTATGGACGCTTGGCTGGCAGTATATCCGGCCAGGAAAGCTCGACCGTTTGCTGATTAGGCCGGTCAATCCATTGTTTCATGTCGTGGCGGACCGGCTGCATCAGGATGGGTTCGGCCAACTGATTATTGGTCTGATCATATTAGGAACAGCAATTCCACAGCTTGATTTAGTTTGGGGAGCGGTGGAAATTGCGATGCTGGTCATCATGATCATTTCATCCGGATTAATTTTCGTGGCGATCAACTTATTTTTCGCGACATTCAGTTTCTGGATGATCGACAGTCTTCCGATAGTATGGGCTGTCTTCAACCTGAGCGATTTTGCCAGATATCCGCTGACAATCTATCATAAGGGAATTCGAATGTTCCTGACATGGATCATTCCTTATGGTTTCACGGCATTCTATCCGGCAGCGTATTTTATCGATAAGCCCGGCTACAAGGAATTCGCTCTTTGGACTCCTGTGGCTGCGATTGTCTGCTGTGCTTTAGCTTATGCCTTTTGGAACAGAGGTCTGAAAGCATTCGCAAGTACAGGAAGTTAA
- a CDS encoding HD-GYP domain-containing protein — translation MYRQKNDPTLINEEQRAVKWFLALFYFIYAFYEIFYHTIYKNIDLTLPREINIWMYICLGLLLPISFYLMKRDKLYLVKYFFVIGYIIISIINESLIFSRDSLEYQSGNAVEILLVLFSPFFVNTRFFWVVTTGLVTKYIFFGVMLQSIQALLPVTLIIVLSGIAYILLRRFQSYVNAIKKSYDYQLEGIVKGVIATIELKDPYTRGHSERVAYYANSLARETGMFTYEELNSFNYACLLHDIGKVNIPDSILMKPGKLNKEEFEIIKTHPRVGAKAIEKVSGLGKNIEIVKYHHERWDGKGYPDQLKGNEIPYIARIVSIADAFDAMTSSRSYRAALPVEEAYKRIIEGKGTQFDPELVEQFKKIFSEWIIFHENYEWANTPPSQEFSIRKEVTS, via the coding sequence ATGTATAGACAAAAAAATGATCCAACTCTTATTAATGAGGAACAACGAGCAGTTAAATGGTTTCTAGCACTTTTTTATTTTATATATGCTTTTTATGAAATCTTTTATCATACAATCTATAAGAATATCGATTTAACTCTTCCTAGAGAAATTAATATTTGGATGTACATATGTCTTGGTTTATTGTTGCCCATTTCATTTTATTTAATGAAAAGAGATAAATTATATTTAGTAAAATATTTCTTTGTAATTGGATATATCATAATCTCTATAATCAACGAATCATTAATATTTTCACGGGATAGTCTTGAATACCAAAGTGGAAATGCAGTAGAGATATTACTAGTTTTGTTCTCACCTTTTTTTGTAAATACTCGATTTTTCTGGGTTGTAACGACTGGGCTTGTTACTAAATATATATTCTTTGGAGTAATGTTACAATCCATTCAAGCTTTGTTGCCAGTGACTTTGATAATTGTTCTAAGTGGGATAGCTTACATTTTACTTAGAAGGTTCCAAAGTTATGTAAATGCTATCAAAAAATCATACGACTATCAGCTCGAGGGGATTGTCAAAGGTGTAATTGCAACCATTGAACTAAAAGACCCTTATACAAGAGGTCATAGTGAAAGGGTCGCTTATTACGCAAATTCTTTAGCCCGAGAAACGGGAATGTTTACTTACGAAGAATTAAATTCATTTAACTATGCCTGTTTATTGCACGACATTGGAAAGGTAAATATTCCAGATTCTATTCTTATGAAACCAGGTAAACTAAATAAGGAAGAGTTTGAGATTATCAAAACTCATCCTCGAGTTGGGGCAAAAGCAATAGAAAAAGTAAGTGGGCTAGGGAAAAACATAGAAATAGTAAAATATCATCATGAGAGATGGGATGGTAAAGGCTATCCGGATCAATTGAAAGGGAATGAAATTCCGTATATAGCTAGAATTGTATCGATTGCAGATGCTTTTGATGCTATGACTTCATCTAGGTCCTATCGCGCTGCCTTGCCAGTAGAGGAAGCTTATAAACGGATTATTGAGGGAAAGGGAACTCAATTTGATCCCGAACTTGTTGAGCAATTTAAAAAGATTTTTTCGGAGTGGATCATCTTTCATGAAAATTATGAATGGGCAAATACTCCTCCTTCTCAAGAGTTTTCAATAAGAAAGGAGGTGACATCATGA
- a CDS encoding ATP-binding protein — MDPLKKNSVLIYEEVKAVKFFLWAFYIILFAYDLAYYFFIPQYGGEGAVVGFPDGSMGFVMHFLLLLLLPVAIYFIKKGTPEKIKYMYIFSFMLLDFINNALIFWGNDKEFTGGHILEVYFILFSPIFVDKRFFMVASIGLFLKYLLDGFLFHSNNVIFPIALIIFISSITWVLLSRFQSYITAITAIHEDLRQKEKLAVIGQMATAIAHEIRNPLSSLKGFTQLQQEKDKEDDHYYPIMLSEIDRINSIVTNLLILGRPNTAEKNTRNLRNIIEYVLVVIETHADRMNINIDMDLIDAPGLLCDENQLKQVFINLIKNAMESMPDGGTVKVTSESEDGFAIVSIRDEGCGIDPAKLQKLGEPFYTTKENGNGLGLMVTKKIIEEHGGRLIIESELDNGTTVTVTLPIYE, encoded by the coding sequence ATGGATCCACTCAAAAAAAATTCGGTTTTAATATATGAAGAAGTAAAAGCAGTTAAGTTCTTTTTGTGGGCTTTTTATATCATATTATTTGCCTATGATCTGGCCTATTATTTTTTTATACCACAGTATGGTGGTGAGGGAGCTGTAGTTGGTTTCCCTGATGGTAGCATGGGTTTTGTAATGCACTTCCTTCTCCTCTTATTGCTCCCTGTAGCTATATATTTTATAAAAAAAGGCACACCAGAAAAAATTAAGTACATGTATATTTTTAGTTTCATGTTGCTCGATTTTATTAATAATGCCTTGATCTTTTGGGGAAATGATAAGGAATTTACTGGCGGACATATTCTTGAGGTGTATTTTATTTTATTCTCGCCTATCTTTGTAGATAAGCGTTTCTTCATGGTGGCTTCGATTGGGTTATTTCTAAAATATCTTCTCGACGGATTCTTGTTCCACTCAAACAATGTAATTTTCCCGATTGCTCTTATTATTTTTATCTCATCAATAACCTGGGTGTTGTTATCTAGATTTCAATCATATATAACCGCGATAACGGCTATCCATGAAGACTTAAGGCAAAAGGAAAAATTAGCTGTTATTGGTCAAATGGCCACGGCAATTGCCCATGAGATTAGAAACCCTTTATCGTCACTAAAAGGCTTCACACAGCTTCAGCAGGAGAAAGACAAAGAGGATGATCACTATTACCCTATTATGTTAAGTGAAATCGATAGAATCAATTCTATCGTAACGAACCTCTTAATATTAGGTAGGCCTAATACGGCCGAAAAAAACACTAGAAACCTGAGGAACATCATTGAGTATGTTCTCGTCGTTATTGAAACGCATGCCGATAGAATGAATATTAATATCGACATGGATTTAATTGATGCACCTGGTTTACTTTGTGATGAGAATCAACTAAAGCAGGTATTCATTAATTTAATCAAGAATGCGATGGAATCAATGCCAGATGGAGGAACAGTAAAAGTTACATCTGAAAGTGAGGATGGATTTGCGATTGTTTCCATACGCGATGAAGGCTGTGGTATTGATCCAGCTAAATTACAGAAGCTAGGTGAACCATTTTATACAACCAAGGAAAATGGTAATGGCTTAGGTTTGATGGTTACTAAAAAAATTATTGAAGAGCATGGCGGTAGATTAATTATTGAGAGTGAACTTGATAACGGAACTACAGTGACGGTAACGTTACCTATTTATGAGTAA
- a CDS encoding SCP2 sterol-binding domain-containing protein: MLENQSVREVWQEIERVMKERPEPIQGMNTVYQYEITGDDTGTFQLLITNGTAKVVEGTETTPDCTLKLSDKNFKKMIMGKLNGTAAFMTGKLKIQGSMGLALKLEGILNEYNLSETA; the protein is encoded by the coding sequence ATGTTGGAAAATCAATCGGTCAGAGAAGTATGGCAGGAAATCGAAAGAGTCATGAAAGAAAGGCCTGAGCCGATTCAAGGCATGAATACGGTCTATCAATATGAAATCACAGGTGATGACACCGGAACATTCCAGTTGTTGATCACAAATGGCACTGCCAAAGTTGTTGAAGGAACAGAGACAACACCAGATTGCACTTTGAAGCTTTCAGACAAAAACTTCAAGAAAATGATTATGGGTAAACTCAACGGCACTGCCGCATTTATGACAGGAAAGCTTAAAATCCAGGGCAGCATGGGACTCGCACTCAAGCTCGAAGGAATCCTCAACGAATACAATCTAAGCGAAACTGCATAG
- a CDS encoding ABC transporter permease — protein MRKYWQIAKGRMQENTAYSAWYWAGTVSSVIRLLIIYFFWQAVYANQTTIQNINLETMLTYIVIAMLLQGFVGGVGNELAENIKDGQVAIELMRPYDMIFKMFAVDIGGKILYLIQGTIPMVLIAYFFMDISFPKSPETILLFVVSALVGIWIGTFFDFLVGVLAFWTVNVWGVRVLKESLITFFSGALVPITLFPDWLRTVTEFLPFQAMVYLPVSIYSGLISGTDAYMALGVQLFWLVSLYVLVRVIWSQAIKQITIFGG, from the coding sequence GGAAATATTGGCAAATAGCTAAAGGGCGGATGCAGGAGAATACTGCCTATTCAGCGTGGTACTGGGCTGGTACCGTTTCTTCGGTGATACGGTTATTGATTATTTACTTCTTTTGGCAGGCGGTTTATGCGAACCAGACCACCATTCAGAACATCAATCTTGAAACAATGCTGACGTATATTGTCATTGCGATGCTGCTGCAGGGATTTGTCGGCGGTGTCGGCAATGAGCTTGCGGAGAATATCAAGGACGGACAGGTCGCGATAGAGCTAATGCGTCCTTACGATATGATTTTTAAAATGTTTGCGGTGGATATTGGCGGGAAAATTCTGTATTTGATACAGGGAACAATACCAATGGTGTTGATAGCTTACTTTTTTATGGATATAAGCTTCCCAAAATCACCCGAGACCATATTGCTTTTCGTAGTAAGTGCGCTCGTGGGAATCTGGATCGGTACATTCTTCGATTTCCTTGTTGGTGTGCTTGCGTTCTGGACGGTCAATGTCTGGGGAGTGAGGGTATTGAAAGAATCGTTGATTACATTTTTCTCAGGCGCACTCGTGCCTATTACGCTATTTCCTGATTGGCTTAGAACGGTCACCGAATTCCTGCCGTTCCAGGCGATGGTCTATCTGCCGGTTTCGATTTATTCTGGCCTCATCAGCGGGACGGACGCTTATATGGCACTTGGAGTTCAGCTATTCTGGCTGGTGTCATTATATGTTTTGGTAAGAGTAATCTGGTCGCAAGCCATTAAACAGATTACGATTTTCGGAGGTTAG
- a CDS encoding DEAD/DEAH box helicase: MSETQPIIAQLQPFLQQAWEKAGFETMTSVQTTAIPLIIEGKDVVGESPTGTGKTLAYLLPVLNKIDPKMQNTQAVILASSQELVMQILSEIQKWGEGSGIKSASLIGGANLKRQLDKLKKSPHIIVGTPGRTNELIKQKKLKMHKVQTVVLDEGDQLLTPEHNETVKSIIKSTLADQRQLLLFSATLPETVEKSIKRLANDPEIINVKKDETIDAAKVEHIYFRSEQRDKIKTLEKIARLNGTKSLVFIKDIPNLIIAADKLKFKDIHVGQLHSELNKQDRQRYLKKFRDGNSEMLLVTEVAARGLDIKGVTHVVHYDLPREQDQYIHRSGRTGRFGAEGTVISIVNEREERDLKRFCKALNLTPVPKEFYGGKIVDPE, from the coding sequence ATGTCAGAAACTCAACCAATTATCGCGCAACTACAACCGTTCCTGCAGCAGGCCTGGGAAAAGGCCGGATTCGAGACGATGACTTCTGTCCAGACGACGGCGATTCCATTAATAATAGAAGGAAAAGATGTCGTCGGGGAATCACCGACCGGTACTGGTAAAACTTTAGCGTACCTGCTTCCCGTTTTAAATAAAATCGATCCTAAAATGCAGAATACACAGGCAGTCATTCTTGCTTCGTCACAGGAACTTGTCATGCAGATTCTGTCCGAAATCCAGAAGTGGGGAGAAGGCAGCGGGATCAAATCGGCAAGCCTGATCGGCGGTGCCAATCTCAAGCGTCAGCTTGACAAGCTGAAAAAAAGCCCGCATATCATCGTCGGAACACCAGGTCGGACGAATGAATTGATCAAGCAGAAGAAACTGAAAATGCATAAAGTCCAGACTGTCGTCCTTGATGAAGGCGACCAGCTTCTTACCCCGGAACATAATGAAACGGTAAAAAGCATTATTAAATCGACACTTGCAGATCAAAGGCAGCTGCTGCTCTTTTCCGCAACTCTTCCAGAGACTGTTGAAAAATCGATCAAGAGATTAGCGAACGATCCTGAGATCATCAATGTAAAAAAAGACGAAACAATCGACGCTGCAAAAGTAGAGCATATTTACTTTCGCAGTGAGCAGCGTGACAAGATTAAAACCCTGGAGAAGATTGCCCGCTTGAATGGAACGAAGTCACTTGTTTTTATTAAGGACATTCCTAACCTGATCATCGCTGCTGATAAACTGAAGTTCAAGGACATCCATGTCGGCCAGCTGCACAGTGAGCTCAACAAGCAGGATCGTCAGAGGTATTTGAAAAAGTTCCGTGACGGCAACAGCGAAATGCTGCTTGTGACTGAAGTTGCAGCTCGGGGATTGGATATTAAAGGTGTCACTCATGTTGTCCACTATGACTTGCCAAGGGAGCAGGATCAATATATCCACCGCTCCGGACGTACAGGCCGTTTTGGCGCGGAGGGAACCGTCATTTCGATCGTCAACGAACGTGAAGAGCGTGATTTGAAAAGATTCTGCAAGGCACTTAATTTAACGCCAGTGCCGAAAGAATTTTACGGTGGTAAAATTGTTGACCCAGAATAA
- a CDS encoding M20 family metallopeptidase, translating to MKELLKELILIDSSTKDGANQAVEFCKQWLIEHELQPNLIENNGYKMLVCEIGEGDKTIVFNGHVDVVSGKKEQFVPVEKNGRIYARGAADMKAGVAAMMAAMKELQHQKLGVKIQLQIVSDEEIGGKNCTGYLVENEYRGDFVISSEPTQLGIALQAKGVLRLEVEVSGKSAHGSRPWEGDNAIVKAYRVYEKLLDLPFTKESSEFYQAPSINLAIISGGEVFNKVPDHCVMSIDIRYLPGQDPDSIVKQIEGISDGRVTVGLKGIPVATKQDDPFIAQLKPVLEKHIAGEAVIFCQHGAADTQYFASHGIPAVEFGPSGGNWHGDDEFVELESIEKYKDILIDYVKTY from the coding sequence ATGAAGGAATTACTGAAGGAATTGATTCTGATTGACAGCTCCACGAAGGATGGTGCCAATCAGGCGGTAGAGTTTTGCAAACAATGGCTTATTGAGCATGAATTACAGCCAAATTTGATTGAAAACAATGGATATAAAATGCTGGTCTGCGAAATTGGTGAAGGAGATAAAACAATTGTTTTCAACGGCCATGTAGATGTTGTCAGCGGTAAAAAGGAGCAGTTCGTGCCCGTTGAAAAGAATGGCCGAATCTACGCACGGGGTGCGGCTGATATGAAAGCCGGCGTTGCTGCGATGATGGCCGCGATGAAAGAATTGCAGCATCAAAAACTCGGGGTGAAAATCCAGCTGCAGATTGTTTCCGACGAAGAGATCGGCGGCAAAAATTGTACTGGCTATCTTGTGGAAAATGAATATCGTGGAGATTTTGTCATCTCCTCTGAACCAACACAGCTCGGGATAGCTCTGCAAGCAAAAGGTGTTTTGAGGCTCGAGGTCGAGGTCAGCGGAAAGTCCGCCCATGGCAGCCGTCCTTGGGAGGGTGACAATGCGATTGTTAAAGCCTATCGAGTTTACGAGAAACTACTTGACTTGCCTTTTACTAAAGAAAGTTCAGAGTTTTATCAAGCACCATCAATTAATCTTGCCATCATCTCGGGTGGTGAAGTTTTTAACAAGGTACCTGATCATTGTGTCATGTCCATTGATATTCGCTATCTACCTGGACAAGACCCCGATTCGATTGTGAAGCAAATTGAAGGAATTTCAGATGGCAGGGTTACCGTCGGGCTGAAGGGAATTCCTGTGGCGACAAAACAGGATGATCCATTCATCGCACAGCTGAAACCAGTGTTGGAAAAACATATTGCTGGTGAAGCCGTGATCTTCTGCCAGCACGGTGCAGCAGATACCCAGTATTTCGCATCACACGGAATCCCAGCAGTCGAGTTCGGGCCAAGCGGCGGAAACTGGCATGGAGATGACGAATTTGTCGAGCTGGAATCGATTGAAAAGTATAAAGATATCCTAATAGATTACGTTAAAACCTATTAA